A window from Megalobrama amblycephala isolate DHTTF-2021 linkage group LG9, ASM1881202v1, whole genome shotgun sequence encodes these proteins:
- the LOC125275941 gene encoding uncharacterized protein LOC125275941, with protein MFLTLLLLFCFINYSGSGTEHVTGTKGGNATLSCELEDHEITVIVLNRQAKQILYCQNEECKSEDGRVLKKGKCDIMLMHLKFSDAGKYILKVYHNNDQPEILEYQVLIQDEISVKIGEKVKLHVLLTNADKVEHQYSNSTEWTKLWKRGEEVQSDRLTDRDETLTISNFTVNDTGIYRVLDTKGEILITLTVTVTESKGKLHTDEDKTIESWIIVVSVIGALLVLVISAVIWKYKCQHKNPEDEQMNSEDEQMNKEDEQINSEDEQMNEEDESVQQEESEL; from the exons AT GTTTTTGACTCTTCTGCTGCTGTTTTGCTTCATCAATTACAGTG GAAGCGGCACTGAACATGTGACAGGAACAAAAGGAGGCAATGCCACCCTGTCATGTGAACTTGAGGACCATGAGATTACAGTTATTGTGTTAAACAGACAGGCAAAACAGATCCTTTACTGTCAGAATGAAGAATGTAAGAGTGAAGATGGCAGAGTGTTGAAAAAAGGAAAGTGTGACATCATGTTAATGCATCTGAAATTCAGTGATGCTGGAAAATACATTCTGAAAGTCTATCACAATAATGATCAACCAGAAATCCTGGAGTACCAAGTTCTTATTCAGG ATGAGATTTCTGTGAAAATAGGTGAGAAGGTAAAGTTGCATGTTCTGTTGACCAACGCTGATAAAGTGGAGCATCAGTACAGCAACAGCACAGAGTGGACAAAGCTGTGGAAGAGAGGCGAAGAGGTCCAGAGTGATCGACTGACCGACAGAGATGAGACTCTGACCATTAGTAATTTTACAGTCAATGACACTGGAATATACAGAGTTCTGGACACTAAAGGAGAAATCTTGATCACATTGACAGTCACGGTTACAG AATCAAAGGGAAAACTGCACACAGATGAAGACAAAACTATTG AGTCTTGGATTATTGTGGTGTCTGTGATTGGAGCTCTGCTGGTGCTGGTTATATCTGCTGTCATCTGGAAATACAAATGTCAGCACAAGAACCCAGAAGATGAGCAAATGAACTCAGAAGATGAGCAAATGAACAAAGAAGATGAGCAAATTAACTCAGAAGATGAGCAAATGAACGAAGAAGATGAGTCTGTCCAACAGGAAGAGAGTGAACTGTAG